CAGGTGGCATCAGTAGTGGTGGGAATTGGGTATGCGAATGGGGCCGATGATGGCAAGTTCCGGATGTCTTACTGGAATACAGCTTTCCCAAAATCTCCATTGCCTTCCAAAGCTGTACAACAACTTCTAAACCTTGCAGGTATGTATAAGAGAGCTCGATCAATTAACGTACATGAAACAGCTATAATGAGATATTCTTTTCCTCTATGAAGTATGAAACTTCCATAGATTTTAAGGAAAAAGGAAAAATAAATGTACAACTGAAGTCGTAGAATTTCTGTTAAAATTTCATTTAAAAGTTATTAATTTTAATTGTTTTCAATGTTTTACCATAGACATGTATATGCTCACATCAAATGAACTGATATATTGTCACAAGGTGAAACAAGTAACACGGGGTTTGGAAAGCAAGCTCTAAATCTTGCACCAGAAATACCAATAAATAGTTATGGATCCTCTAAAGAAGAAACTCCAGCGGAGCCAGATTTAACTACATTCTTCCAAGGACAAGATCTTCAACAAAAGGGAAAAACAGTGACACTGCGACTCTTGAAACCCACAAGTAACAAGGCAACTCTTTTGTCTCGCCAAGTTGCAAAGTCCATTCCATTTTCAAGCAGCAAACTCCCAGAAATCCTAACCTACTTTGGAGTGAAACCCAACTCACTGGCTGCAGGTCTAATGAAACAAACAATCGAAGAGTGTGAGGCACCGGCCATTAAACGTGAAGGCAAGTATTGCCTGACATCGCTGGAATCCTTGATCGATTTCACGGTTTCAAATCTCGGCAAGGACGTCGGAGTTTATACAACTGAGGCCGAAACCGATAAGAAACAAGAGTATAGCATTGAGACTACTGGAGTCCAAAGTATTGGAGACAAGATTATTGTGTGCCATAAGGAGAACTATGTTTATGGTGTGTTTTACTGCCACATATTCTATGACAGAACAACAAAGGCTTACATGGTTCCGTTGGTGAGTGCAGATGGAGCTACCAAAGCCAAAGCAGTAGCTGTTTGCCATATGGATACCGCTAGCTGGAACCCTAAGAATGTGGCCTTTCGAGTCCTCAACAAGAAGCCGGGAAATACAGTCCATGTCTGTCATTTTCTAGGCACTACTAGTCTTTTGTGGGTTCCGATGTAATGCAGGCCAATCCATAGAACTCACCATGTATTTATACTTTAGGTAGGCCATCAAAATAAGTTAGGACTTCTATCTATCAACCTATATGGGATATGTGCATTTACCGTTTGGGCTATAAAAATAAGTTAGGACTTAGGACTTGTATCTATCAACCAAAGTCCGGAATTGTGAAAAATGTATTGACCCTTTTGTTGTTATGAAGTTTCTCGTTTTGTGATTTATTTCGGCTCAATGGACACACTACTTGACACAAAATTATACTCTTTGTGTGAGTCGTTAGATATAAAAACATCTAATAGTCTAGATTATATATGACAAATGATAGGAAATTAATTTTCTTCCTAAGAAATTATTATTGTTTTTTTTTAAAGAAGAAGTTAGATTAGTACGTAATCATTTTTTTTTTTCTACAAAATAATATAGACATTCGAAATCAAACAACTAGAAAGAGAAGATCATAACCTAGAGTAGATGATACACGACTCGAGACAATGAAATAAATAAGTTCGCTTGTAGACCTTAATTAGTGTACGAAAATACTACGACTCACATGCATGTAAAGAGCCTGCCATAGATATAACGACTAAAGATGCAATGAGCCAAAATGCCCACCTCACTCGCCCACCAAATATATATGGTCTCATATTTAGAACCAAAACCTTATTTAAAGCGAATTGACTTTGGGCCCTGGTGAACCCAAATGATGAGTCGCCCAACACTGTCAATCTATGTACCGGTAATATAGGCACCCAACGCAAGCCCCCGATGAAGCACCGGTCGACTGTCATGATATGCAACCCTCCTTGCGACCATAACAAAAGAACTCCCTTGCGGTCAAGAACCGCCTGTTGATACCTTGCCAGCCCGAATCGGAGTAGCCATAATGCCCGCATCTATTATTTTGGTGTAACTATTAATGAATGTAACAATCATTTAAATACGGTCGTTGCTATTACATCACTATAACAAAACAACACGTTCTCGACACTCCTACCTAACTATCTATTTTTGATAGTAGTCACAGTACATTATCAATCTTTCAGACAAAAAAAAAAAGTTATTTTTTGGTCGTTAAAAAGATAGTTATTCTCACAACAAATACCAAATTATGGAAATTTACCCATTTTTCAAAACTAGAATTACCTTACCACGCAAGCCTTCCCGTATTGTACTCATGCATCCGAAATTGGTAACATTAATTTTTAACAGAACACACATTCCACTCTCCTCTCAAAAACCTATAAATACAAACCCAAGATACTCCTCTCCAACATTTTCACACTCAACGCACCATGCCATTCCCAACAGCACCCTCTCCCTTCCTCGTCGCCCTTCTCGTTTTCTTCATTCTTCCCCTCGTCTTCTCCCCAAACGGCGGGTACGTTCGTCTCGCCGAGGGAGGAAAGGGTCGAGTGCACATCACCGACGAGCTCGACGACGTCGTAGACGACGAAGAGGACGACACTTGGAAAGAATGGGGCAAGAAGCCCACACCCCAGTTCGATCTGCCGCCGGAGAAGTTGGAGAAGATGGAGTTGTCGGAGATCCAGGCCGAGACTTTGAAGAGGCATTCCGGGCCGATTCTTGGGTTCATCAAGCTCCGACTCGGCGTCAAACGGACTAAGGTAAATCGCAGCTTTTGGTCTTTTTGGGTTTAAATTGAATTGGGTCTCTGTTTCTGTTCTTGTTTGTTATTGGGTTTTGATCTCATGTATCATACTTGGGA
Above is a window of Fragaria vesca subsp. vesca linkage group LG7, FraVesHawaii_1.0, whole genome shotgun sequence DNA encoding:
- the LOC101293816 gene encoding BURP domain-containing protein 3-like — its product is MDQIRLLCLFSIFYVASVVVGIGYANGADDGKFRMSYWNTAFPKSPLPSKAVQQLLNLAGETSNTGFGKQALNLAPEIPINSYGSSKEETPAEPDLTTFFQGQDLQQKGKTVTLRLLKPTSNKATLLSRQVAKSIPFSSSKLPEILTYFGVKPNSLAAGLMKQTIEECEAPAIKREGKYCLTSLESLIDFTVSNLGKDVGVYTTEAETDKKQEYSIETTGVQSIGDKIIVCHKENYVYGVFYCHIFYDRTTKAYMVPLVSADGATKAKAVAVCHMDTASWNPKNVAFRVLNKKPGNTVHVCHFLGTTSLLWVPM
- the LOC101313939 gene encoding uncharacterized protein LOC101313939, which encodes MPFPTAPSPFLVALLVFFILPLVFSPNGGYVRLAEGGKGRVHITDELDDVVDDEEDDTWKEWGKKPTPQFDLPPEKLEKMELSEIQAETLKRHSGPILGFIKLRLGVKRTKDMVVEIATRWSKVLRTGSIAVKFMGIDLSTVMVTIERGQDLNELKDFVLNQPEAYELKIGDQYFRRPGDPPLEEVVEMLQNEKMRKENDGSTESNKQVKEEL